The following coding sequences lie in one Catharus ustulatus isolate bCatUst1 chromosome 5, bCatUst1.pri.v2, whole genome shotgun sequence genomic window:
- the NSUN7 gene encoding putative methyltransferase NSUN7 isoform X1, whose product MPDSESHLISSHVDVINGTSVLSEMKISDEKRSVEKRTVTQIEKNGYPDSIYINAAKIFQGIHTEKNEDKIQVRYGDNSESPMMAFKDEHSRRVSYELAFNTLKYQGLLEEILLDSHTYPCYSIPDELTSLLVVMLYDLQDRKFTKRKIFAEEEIVAEVQEIGNYLYSFRTKLAAALARCRIKYDALSIDYFVPETIWKQEQRASTLPLWFWINTLKISLEDVIRDLEMKGFTKVESVSDFDHYTYAVDQHCQDVLVFPSSLREELLNLDLFADCKLLLQDKSRSLAVHSAQVLLSEGGDIIMAHIGSYLTIAHMSVLTNQSRSKIFACGVKSLAKEEELRSSFSHMGCENIQLLHEDFTELEPTDPRFDKTKVILLLPQCSGLGAGNPMEFILSEHRDAGLLQDLFQGFVSEDKLSILAERQLNELIHALKFKKVQAIVYCTCSIYPEENELVVQKALESEVEGVRRYRLIPSVFSTCSNSESSTEMFFKTEPSEISSGCFLAVLEREKDTSKKSAKDMLDSAAAENLLDGISEEKPKEEVKKQKVKRKSKVTDSKPKAAKLLRQTGAIVKAEVPVSKAASKIQEQHEWHTKAASDIQEKRVSRKKAASNTPQKIVQKKKAASNAPQKTVQKKKAASNTTQKTVNQKKAASNSPQKKAPRTKAASNIQQKNALNKSSQ is encoded by the exons ATGCCAGATTCTGAAAGTCATTTGATATCTTCACATGTGGATGTTATAAATGGTACTTCAGTCTtgagtgaaatgaaaatttcGGATGAAAAGAGATCTGTTGAAAAAAGAACAGTGACTCAGATTGAGAAGAATGGCTATCCTGACTCGATATACATAAATGCAGCTAAGATTTTTCAAGGCATTCATACTGAAAAGAATGAGGATAAAATCCAGGTGCGGTATGGCGATAACTCAGAATCTCCCATGATGGCTTTTAAAGATGAGCATTCCAGGCGTGTGTCTTATGAACTGGCTTTCAATACTCTAAAAT ATCAAGGTCTTCTAGAAGAAATATTGTTAGATAGTCATACTTACCCATGCTACTCAATA CCAGATGAGTTAACCAGCTTGCTTGTTGTGATGCTTTATGACCTACAAGACCGAAAGTTTACAAAACGAAAGATTTTTGCTGAAGAGGAAATTGTAGCAGAAGTTCAGGAAATAGGGAATTATTTATACAG TTTTAGGACCAAACTGGCAGCTGCACTAGCACGATGTCGCATCAAATATGATGCTCTTTCAATTGACTACTTTGTACCAGAAACCATATGGAAGCAGGAACAAAGAGCTTCTACTTTACCTCTCTGGTTTTGGATAAACACACTTAAAATCAG CCTTGAAGATGTTATCAGAGATTTGGAGATGAAGGGATTCACAAAAGTTGAATCTGTGTCAGACTTTGACCATTACACGTATGCTGTGGACCAGCATTGCCAGGATGTATtggtttttccttcctctcttagAGAAGAACTGCTTAATTTAGATCTTTTTGCAGATTGCAAACTCTTACTGCAG GATAAGTCTCGCAGCCTTGCTGTACACTCTGCACAGGTGCTGTTGAGTGAAGGTGGTGACATTATAATGGCTCACATAGGTTCCTATCTGACCATTGCCCATATGTCAGTGCTGACAAATCAAAGCAGATCCAAAATTTTTGCTTGTGGTGTGAAATCTTTGGCAAAAGAAGAAGAGCTGAGGAGCAGTTTCAGTCACATGGGATGTGAAA ataTTCAGTTGTTACATGAAGACTTTACTGAGCTTGAACCAACAGACCCAAGATTTGATAAGACAAAAGTTATTTTGCTGCTACCACAATGCTCTGGACTGGGTGCTGGCAATCCAATGGAGTTTATTTTAAGTGAGCACAGAG ATGCAGGATTGCTACAAGACCTTTTCCAGGGATTTGTGTCTGAGGATAAACTCAGTATTCTTGCCGAGAGGCAGCTTAATGAGTTGATTCATGCACTGAAAT TTAAAAAAGTACAAGCTATTGTTTACTGCACTTGTTCAATTTAcccagaagaaaatgaacttgTAGTGCAAAAAGCACTGGAATCTGAAGTGGAGGGAGTACGACGATATAG GCttattccttctgttttttctaCTTGCTCCAATTCAGAGTCTTccactgaaatgtttttcaaaacagagCCATCAGAAATTTCCAGTGGCTGTTTCCTAGCTGTTCTAGAGAGAGAG AAAGATACTTCTAAAAAGTCTGCTAAAGACATGTTGGattctgctgcagcagagaatctACTAGATGGCATCAgtgaagaaaaaccaaaagaagaggtgaaaaagcagaaagtaaaACGTAAAAGTAAGGTTACTGATAGTAAGCCAAAAGCTGCAAAGCTCCTTCGCCAGACTGGAGCTATTGTTAAGGCTGAAGTTCCTGTGTCTAAAGCAGCCAGTAAGATACAAGAACAGCATGAGTGGCACACAAAAGCAGCCAGTGACATACAAGAAAAGCGCGTGTCCCGAAAAAAAGCAGCCAGTAACACACCACAGAAGAttgtgcagaagaaaaaagcagccaGTAATGCACCACAGAAGactgtgcagaagaaaaaagcagccaGTAACACAACTCAGAAGACTGtgaaccaaaaaaaagcagccAGTAACTCACCACAAAAGAAAGCGCCCCGAACAAAAGCAGCCAGTAACATACAACAAAAGAATGCACTGAACAAAAGTAGTCAGTAA
- the APBB2 gene encoding amyloid-beta A4 precursor protein-binding family B member 2 isoform X11, translating into MAERKNAKAMACSSLQDRTNVTLDVPLQVDFPTPKTELVQKFHVQYLGMLPVAKPVGMDTLNSAIESLMASSSKDDWLPVTMNVADATVTVINERNEEEVMVECRVRFLSFMGVGKDIHTFAFIMDTGNQHFECHVFWCEPNAGNVSEAVQAACMLRYQKCLVARPPSQKVRPPPPPADSVTRRVTTNVKRGVLSLIDTLKQKRPVTEMP; encoded by the exons ATGGCTGAACGGAAGAATGCTAAAGCCATGGCTTGCAGCTCATTGCAAGACAGGACAAATGTCACCCTTGATGTTCCTCTGCAAG TAGATTTCCCAACACCAAAGACAGAACTGGTACAGAAGTTTCACGTCCAGTACCTGGGCATGCTACCTGTAGCTAAACCTGTGG gAATGGATACTCTGAACAGTGCCATTGAAAGTCTAATGGCTTCCTCTAGCAAAGATGACTGGTTGCCAGTTACCATGAATGTTGCTGATGCTACTGTCACAGTCATCAATGAAAGA AATGAAGAGGAAGTCATGGTGGAGTGTCGTGTGCGGTTCCTGTCCTTCATGGGAGTAGGCAAAGACATCCACACATTCGCCTTCATTATGGACACAGGAAACCAGCATTTTGAGTGCCATGTGTTTTGGTGTGAACCAAATGCAGGCAATGTATCAGAAGCTGTTCAGGCTGCTTGTATG TTACGGTATCAGAAGTGCTTAGTAGCCAGACCACCTTCACAGAAAGTTCGGCCGCCCCCACCTCCTGCAGACTCGGTGACCAGAAGAGTTACAACTAACGTAAAGAGAGGAGTCTTGTCTCTCATTGACACTTTGAAACAGAAACGCCCGGTCACTGAGATGCCATAG
- the NSUN7 gene encoding putative methyltransferase NSUN7 isoform X2: MDLFAEIRHALGHFLYPVAFLLQPDELTSLLVVMLYDLQDRKFTKRKIFAEEEIVAEVQEIGNYLYSFRTKLAAALARCRIKYDALSIDYFVPETIWKQEQRASTLPLWFWINTLKISLEDVIRDLEMKGFTKVESVSDFDHYTYAVDQHCQDVLVFPSSLREELLNLDLFADCKLLLQDKSRSLAVHSAQVLLSEGGDIIMAHIGSYLTIAHMSVLTNQSRSKIFACGVKSLAKEEELRSSFSHMGCENIQLLHEDFTELEPTDPRFDKTKVILLLPQCSGLGAGNPMEFILSEHRDAGLLQDLFQGFVSEDKLSILAERQLNELIHALKFKKVQAIVYCTCSIYPEENELVVQKALESEVEGVRRYRLIPSVFSTCSNSESSTEMFFKTEPSEISSGCFLAVLEREKDTSKKSAKDMLDSAAAENLLDGISEEKPKEEVKKQKVKRKSKVTDSKPKAAKLLRQTGAIVKAEVPVSKAASKIQEQHEWHTKAASDIQEKRVSRKKAASNTPQKIVQKKKAASNAPQKTVQKKKAASNTTQKTVNQKKAASNSPQKKAPRTKAASNIQQKNALNKSSQ; this comes from the exons ATGGATCTTTTTGCAGAAATAAGGCATGCTTTGGGTCACTTTCTCTATCCAGTTGCTTTTCTCTTGCAGCCAGATGAGTTAACCAGCTTGCTTGTTGTGATGCTTTATGACCTACAAGACCGAAAGTTTACAAAACGAAAGATTTTTGCTGAAGAGGAAATTGTAGCAGAAGTTCAGGAAATAGGGAATTATTTATACAG TTTTAGGACCAAACTGGCAGCTGCACTAGCACGATGTCGCATCAAATATGATGCTCTTTCAATTGACTACTTTGTACCAGAAACCATATGGAAGCAGGAACAAAGAGCTTCTACTTTACCTCTCTGGTTTTGGATAAACACACTTAAAATCAG CCTTGAAGATGTTATCAGAGATTTGGAGATGAAGGGATTCACAAAAGTTGAATCTGTGTCAGACTTTGACCATTACACGTATGCTGTGGACCAGCATTGCCAGGATGTATtggtttttccttcctctcttagAGAAGAACTGCTTAATTTAGATCTTTTTGCAGATTGCAAACTCTTACTGCAG GATAAGTCTCGCAGCCTTGCTGTACACTCTGCACAGGTGCTGTTGAGTGAAGGTGGTGACATTATAATGGCTCACATAGGTTCCTATCTGACCATTGCCCATATGTCAGTGCTGACAAATCAAAGCAGATCCAAAATTTTTGCTTGTGGTGTGAAATCTTTGGCAAAAGAAGAAGAGCTGAGGAGCAGTTTCAGTCACATGGGATGTGAAA ataTTCAGTTGTTACATGAAGACTTTACTGAGCTTGAACCAACAGACCCAAGATTTGATAAGACAAAAGTTATTTTGCTGCTACCACAATGCTCTGGACTGGGTGCTGGCAATCCAATGGAGTTTATTTTAAGTGAGCACAGAG ATGCAGGATTGCTACAAGACCTTTTCCAGGGATTTGTGTCTGAGGATAAACTCAGTATTCTTGCCGAGAGGCAGCTTAATGAGTTGATTCATGCACTGAAAT TTAAAAAAGTACAAGCTATTGTTTACTGCACTTGTTCAATTTAcccagaagaaaatgaacttgTAGTGCAAAAAGCACTGGAATCTGAAGTGGAGGGAGTACGACGATATAG GCttattccttctgttttttctaCTTGCTCCAATTCAGAGTCTTccactgaaatgtttttcaaaacagagCCATCAGAAATTTCCAGTGGCTGTTTCCTAGCTGTTCTAGAGAGAGAG AAAGATACTTCTAAAAAGTCTGCTAAAGACATGTTGGattctgctgcagcagagaatctACTAGATGGCATCAgtgaagaaaaaccaaaagaagaggtgaaaaagcagaaagtaaaACGTAAAAGTAAGGTTACTGATAGTAAGCCAAAAGCTGCAAAGCTCCTTCGCCAGACTGGAGCTATTGTTAAGGCTGAAGTTCCTGTGTCTAAAGCAGCCAGTAAGATACAAGAACAGCATGAGTGGCACACAAAAGCAGCCAGTGACATACAAGAAAAGCGCGTGTCCCGAAAAAAAGCAGCCAGTAACACACCACAGAAGAttgtgcagaagaaaaaagcagccaGTAATGCACCACAGAAGactgtgcagaagaaaaaagcagccaGTAACACAACTCAGAAGACTGtgaaccaaaaaaaagcagccAGTAACTCACCACAAAAGAAAGCGCCCCGAACAAAAGCAGCCAGTAACATACAACAAAAGAATGCACTGAACAAAAGTAGTCAGTAA